From one Solea solea chromosome 15, fSolSol10.1, whole genome shotgun sequence genomic stretch:
- the washc2c gene encoding WASH complex subunit 2 isoform X4, with amino-acid sequence MSGLPEGMANGPSRSEHLEKDAQIWERPWTLEEMRQGSANWSLAADSGLFLFLQDFSHRMLSKTHEIEKQLDCLIRDTKATDSCLHTVFNDFLMLSNTQFIENRVYDEEVEETAPKADALEKQPEQEKTREQKEAELIPKMQEAVNYGLRVLESAFEHLDIKAGNSDSEDEEVTDRVEAILEPKDLYVDRPLPYLIGSQAFMEQEDVGLGDLSSDEMSVDSDRDSVVESEDDKEAVHLDEDFNPEEDEGQNNFKKKSSMLSYEDDEEDEEDEDSDIFGESDKDDDDDDDTTKNTGPSSFADELAARIKGEPLHKQEGDRASLASKKKSKGRKEAKTSKSQAAEDDSDDMFKPPKMDDEDFSPFGGKGGLFSGGRGLFDDDDEGDLFSEAPKPFVPEETRAVNEGTKGTAQSAESGKPGKKIPTGGVSIFPDNSLFSSGNDSDSVGSKENGIPVPKANAPPKLVPTATAVVGGGLFDEDEEEDDFFSGTSSEKDKSKPKKAVDLFDEDDEDGDIFSNKYSPPNPAQPKKEVVVEQEKPPEKKMPAGAISMFGPGTKSLLSEGLKKRRPSTSEESEKSVENGPAPDVSKAAAKPSPKPQTRGLFSDDEDAQVFPAIPRSQSKPEPTSQSKTNKAPLSFFDDEEEEDLFASASKSKPKASSAKVSPLQPSKTTSSSLFSDDEDQWISNTTKTETKSGGMRPSVSAPSSFPSAKTTPKSILFDDEEEDDLFAPTQESSQKKTQKVALLFEDEGDDEDKGSLFGIKPDVNTNTAAPAAKVSATPAMASESSSQLQKSEEVAVSPSEAQNKALQVEKPVAKTPQTLSASPAPQNTESKKKPAGAVSLFGGIDVLEKKTTTSLLDEDDDDNDGGFLSKASPPPNVREEKKENKVITKTVSLFEDEDEGESEWTDPIFTPSKPTGRNTQKPSEEQPQVKSTGVFQDEELLFSHTQQKDNDPDVDLFATSGKAVSPKPSSAKAAAQSLFADEDEDDLFASTRPKAPPPKVAEKPSKPADTAPLANPESVSEIQANLKINTAALLPGAAPSLAGAISVIPGMGPSSSSGVSSSSLSPSPATTPVGAQTDGEAVSFDTPVQVTTLQSAHKSRTKGAVHRRPQSRAARQHAAQRSGKDKEETVSGDVLGPNPSLALPLPDKSGQSSASPTLPNSSAPTTLPTSPSQPSVPEVSTRPSVLALPLSKDTGKKDSSKVRTKMLPSSDEDDLFGSDSLFEATSVTNTPSSTKQTTKKTPPQASSGVESKEDKDKSTFPSIFDANTDDLFKKVKPRSTTKKAKASPFLEDDDDEDDDDIFRVSNSSTPSSTSSKEIKNSKSFLKQDIFQDEVATVPKVHKKHKEKYIDASLFDDNVDIFADLTDTLKPKQKSKTKGETKSIFDDDMDEIFSPSTAKTVSKAPNKSKKKPPSQETSATTDPISIFDDPLNALGGN; translated from the exons AGAGTATATGATGAAGAGGTTGAAGAAACTGCACCAAAGGCTGATGCTTTGGAGAAGCAGCCTGAACAG GAGAAGACTCGAGAGCAGAAAGAAGCAGAGTTGATACCTAAGATGCAGGAAGCTGTAAATTATGGTTTGCGAGTTCTGGAGTCAGCCTTTGAGCATTTGGACATCAAAGCGGGAAACTCCGATTCAGAGGACGAGGAGGTCACTGACAGAGTGGAGGCCATCTTAGAGCCCAAG GATCTTTATGTGGACAGACCACTTCCATATCTGATCGGTTCCCAGGCGTTCATGGAACAGGAGGATGTTGGACTTGGTGACCTCTCAAGTGATG AAATGTCAGTTGACAGTGATCGAGACAGCGTGGTCGAGAGTGAAGATGACAAAGAGGCAGTT caCTTGGATGAGGATTTTAATCCAGAGGAAGACGAAGGTCAAAATAATTTTAAGAAG AAGTCATCCATGTTGAGTTATGAGGATGAcgaggaggatgaagaagatgaggaCTCTGACATATTTGGAGAATCAGACAAggacgacgatgatgacgacgacacCACAAAG AACACTGGCCCATCATCCTTTGCTGATGAGCTGGCAGCACGTATTAAAGGTGAACCACTTCACAAACAGGAAGGAGATCGTGCAT CACTGGCATCTAAGAAGAAAAGTAAAGGCAGAAAAGAAGCAAAGACTTCCAAGTCACAGG CAGCTGAAGACgacagtgatgacatgtttaaacCGCCAAAGATGGATGACGAAGACTTCTCCCCATTTGGAGGGAAAGGTGGGCTCTTCAGCGGAGGGAGAGGCCTTTTTGACGATGACGATGag GGTGATCTTTTCTCTGAGGCACCTAAACCTTTTGTGCCTGAAGAGACAAGAGCGGTGAACGAAGGCACCAAAGGCACGGCTCAATCTGCAG AATCTGGCAAACCTGGAAAGAAGATTCCAACAGGTGGTGTTTCAATATTCCCAG ATAACAGCCTGTTCAGCTCAGGGAATGACTCGGATTCAGTGGGAAGCAAGGAAAATGGAATTCCAGTTCCCAAGGCCAATGCTCCTCCCAAACTGGTTCCTACAGCAACTGCTGTTGTTGGAGGAGGGCTgtttgatgaagatgaagaggaggatgacttCTTCAGTGGCACAagtt ctgaaaaagacaaatcaaAACCCAAGAAAGCCGTTGACCTctttgatgaagatgatgaagatggggACATATTCAGTAATAAGTACAGTCCACCAAATCCAGCTCAGCCCAAGAAGGAGGTTGTGGTAGAACAGGAGAAACCACCTGAGAAGAAG ATGCCGGCTGGGGCGATCTCCATGTTTGGCCCTGGAACTAAAAGCTTGCTCAGTGAGGGCCTGAAAAAACGTCGACCTTCTACCAGCGAGGAGTCTGAGAAATCTGTGGAG AATGGTCCTGCTCCTGATGTCAGTAAAGCTGCTGCCAAGCCAAGTCCGAAACCCCAGACCAGAGGCCTCTTctctgatgatgaagatgcaCAA GTATTTCCAGCCATTCCCAGAAGTCAGTCTAAACCAGAACCAACAAGTCAGAGCAAAACCAACAAGGCCCCTCTGTCATTCTTtgatgatgaggaagaagag GATCTGTTTGCATCTGCATCTAAATCTAAACCAAAAGCAAGTTCAGCTAAAGTGTCCCCGCTGCAGCCCAGTAAAACCACTTCCAGCTCCCTCTTCAGTGATGATGAG GACCAGTGGATAAGTAATACAACAAAGACGGAGACCAAGTCTGGAGGAATGAGGCCCAGTGTCAGCGCCCCCTCCAGTTTCCCCAGTGCCAAAACAACTCCGAAGAGCATCCTctttgatgatgaagaggaagacgatCTGTTTGCTCCAACACAAGAGTCGAG TCAGAAGAAGACACAGAAAGTTGCACTGTTGTTTGAAGATGAGGGTGACGATGAAGATAAAGGGTCCCTTTTTGGCATTAAACCTGATGTCAACACGAACACTGCAGCACCAGCTGCTAAAGTGAGCGCG ACACCTGCCATGGCCTCTGAGTCCTCCTCCCAGTTACAGAAATCAGAGGAAGTTGCAGTTTCTCCGTCAGAAGCCCAAAACAAAGCTTTGCAGGTGGAGAAACCAGTTGCAAAGACTCCTCAGACACTCTCGGCATCACCGGCTCCACAAAACACTGAAAGTAAAAAGAAACCCGCCGGAGCCGTCAGTCTCTTTGGAGGCATTGATGTACTTGAAAAGAAGACGACGACGAGCTTGCTGgatgaagacgatgatgacAATGATGGTGGCTTCCTGTCTAAGGCCAGTCCGCCACCAAATGTaagggaggagaagaaagaaaacaaagttatCACAAAAACTGTGAGTCTGTttgaagatgaggatgaaggtGAATCTGAGTGGACCGATCCCATCTTTACACCAAGTAAACCCAcaggcagaaacacacagaag CCTTCCGAGGAGCAACCACAGGTAAAGAGCACGGGTGTTTTCCAGGACGAGGAGCTGCTGTTCAGTCACACGCAGCAGAAGGACAACGACCCGGATGTTGACCTCTTTGCCACCTCAGGGAAAGCTGTG AGCCCCAAGCCCAGCTCAGCGAAGGCAGCAGCACAAAGTCTGTTTGcagatgaggatgaagatgacCTCTTCGCCTCCACCAGGCCAAAAGCTCCTCCTCCG AAGGTGGCAGAGAAGCCCAGTAAACCTGCTGACACTGCGCCACTAGCAAATCCAGAATCAGTTTCAGAGATACAG GCAAATCTAAAGATCAATACTGCTGCGTTGCTACCTGGTGCTGCTCCCAGTTTGGCAGGTGCTATAAGCGTAATCCCAGGTATGGGTCCTAGTTCCTCGTCTGGAGTGTCTAGCTCCAGCCTGAGCCCCAGCCCTGCCACAACTCCTGTAGGAGCCCAGACAGACGGTGAAGCAGTGAGCTTCGACACCCCAGTCCAGGTCACGACACTGCAGAGCGCACACAAG AGTCGCACCAAAGGTGCTGTTCATCGTAGACCCCAGTCCAGAGCTGCACGACAGCACGCTGCTCAGAGGTCAGGCAAAGATAAAGAAGAGACTGTGAGTGGAGACGTTCTGGGGCCAAACCCCAGTTTAGCCCTACCCTTACCAGACAAATCCGGCCAGTCAAGTGCAAGTCCGACTCTACCAAACTCATCCGCACCCACAACCTTGCCCACCTCACCTTCTCAGCCTTCAGTACCTGAAGTGTCAACCAGACCGTCTGTGCTGGCATTACCACTATCTAAAGACACTGGGAAGAAAGACTCTAGTAAGGTCCGAACAAAGATGTTGCCGTCTTCTGATGAGGACGACCTTTTTGGCTCTGACAGTCTGTTTGAGGCCACCTCAGTCACCAACACGCCCTCCTccaccaaacaaacaaccaagaAGACACCACCTCAGGCCAGTAGTGGAGTGGAATCgaaggaagacaaagacaagagcACATTCCCATCCATTTTTGATGCCAATACTGATGACCTCTTTAAAAAAGTCAAACCAAGGTCTACGACTAAGAAAGCCAAGGCCTCGCCCTTCTTGGAAGATGATGACGATGAGGACGATGACGATATCTTTAGAGTAAGCAACAGTTCCACTCCCTCATCCACCAGTAGTAAAGAAATCAAGAACagcaaaagttttttaaaacaggacattttccag GATGAAGTAGCCACTGTGCCTAAAGTTCACAAGAAGCACAAAGAGAAGTACATTGACGCCAGTTTGTTTGATGACAATGTGGACATCTTTGCCGACCTGACAGACActttaaaaccaaaacagaagtCCAAGACAAAGGGAGAGACCAAGTCAATATTTGACGATGATATGG ATGAAATCTTCTCACCAAGCACAGCAAAAACAGTGTCAAAGGCTCCCAATAAATCAAAGAAGAAGCCACCGTCACAGGAAACCAGTGCAACAACCGATCCGATCAGCATATTTGATGATCCACTCAATGCTCTTGGTGGGAACTGA
- the washc2c gene encoding WASH complex subunit 2A isoform X1, which yields MSGLPEGMANGPSRSEHLEKDAQIWERPWTLEEMRQGSANWSLAADSGLFLFLQDFSHRMLSKTHEIEKQLDCLIRDTKATDSCLHTVFNDFLMLSNTQFIENRVYDEEVEETAPKADALEKQPEQEKTREQKEAELIPKMQEAVNYGLRVLESAFEHLDIKAGNSDSEDEEVTDRVEAILEPKDLYVDRPLPYLIGSQAFMEQEDVGLGDLSSDEMSVDSDRDSVVESEDDKEAVHLDEDFNPEEDEGQNNFKKKSSMLSYEDDEEDEEDEDSDIFGESDKDDDDDDDTTKNTGPSSFADELAARIKGEPLHKQEGDRASLASKKKSKGRKEAKTSKSQAAEDDSDDMFKPPKMDDEDFSPFGGKGGLFSGGRGLFDDDDEGDLFSEAPKPFVPEETRAVNEGTKGTAQSAESGKPGKKIPTGGVSIFPDNSLFSSGNDSDSVGSKENGIPVPKANAPPKLVPTATAVVGGGLFDEDEEEDDFFSGTSSEKDKSKPKKAVDLFDEDDEDGDIFSNKYSPPNPAQPKKEVVVEQEKPPEKKMPAGAISMFGPGTKSLLSEGLKKRRPSTSEESEKSVENGPAPDVSKAAAKPSPKPQTRGLFSDDEDAQVFPAIPRSQSKPEPTSQSKTNKAPLSFFDDEEEEDLFASASKSKPKASSAKVSPLQPSKTTSSSLFSDDEDQWISNTTKTETKSGGMRPSVSAPSSFPSAKTTPKSILFDDEEEDDLFAPTQESSQKKTQKVALLFEDEGDDEDKGSLFGIKPDVNTNTAAPAAKVSATPAMASESSSQLQKSEEVAVSPSEAQNKALQVEKPVAKTPQTLSASPAPQNTESKKKPAGAVSLFGGIDVLEKKTTTSLLDEDDDDNDGGFLSKASPPPNVREEKKENKVITKTVSLFEDEDEGESEWTDPIFTPSKPTGRNTQKPSEEQPQVKSTGVFQDEELLFSHTQQKDNDPDVDLFATSGKAVSPKPSSAKAAAQSLFADEDEDDLFASTRPKAPPPKVAEKPSKPADTAPLANPESVSEIQKPAPCPVKPKDSSSRIGKLQANLKINTAALLPGAAPSLAGAISVIPGMGPSSSSGVSSSSLSPSPATTPVGAQTDGEAVSFDTPVQVTTLQSAHKSRTKGAVHRRPQSRAARQHAAQRSGKDKEETVSGDVLGPNPSLALPLPDKSGQSSASPTLPNSSAPTTLPTSPSQPSVPEVSTRPSVLALPLSKDTGKKDSSKVRTKMLPSSDEDDLFGSDSLFEATSVTNTPSSTKQTTKKTPPQASSGVESKEDKDKSTFPSIFDANTDDLFKKVKPRSTTKKAKASPFLEDDDDEDDDDIFRVSNSSTPSSTSSKEIKNSKSFLKQDIFQDEVATVPKVHKKHKEKYIDASLFDDNVDIFADLTDTLKPKQKSKTKGETKSIFDDDMDEIFSPSTAKTVSKAPNKSKKKPPSQETSATTDPISIFDDPLNALGGN from the exons AGAGTATATGATGAAGAGGTTGAAGAAACTGCACCAAAGGCTGATGCTTTGGAGAAGCAGCCTGAACAG GAGAAGACTCGAGAGCAGAAAGAAGCAGAGTTGATACCTAAGATGCAGGAAGCTGTAAATTATGGTTTGCGAGTTCTGGAGTCAGCCTTTGAGCATTTGGACATCAAAGCGGGAAACTCCGATTCAGAGGACGAGGAGGTCACTGACAGAGTGGAGGCCATCTTAGAGCCCAAG GATCTTTATGTGGACAGACCACTTCCATATCTGATCGGTTCCCAGGCGTTCATGGAACAGGAGGATGTTGGACTTGGTGACCTCTCAAGTGATG AAATGTCAGTTGACAGTGATCGAGACAGCGTGGTCGAGAGTGAAGATGACAAAGAGGCAGTT caCTTGGATGAGGATTTTAATCCAGAGGAAGACGAAGGTCAAAATAATTTTAAGAAG AAGTCATCCATGTTGAGTTATGAGGATGAcgaggaggatgaagaagatgaggaCTCTGACATATTTGGAGAATCAGACAAggacgacgatgatgacgacgacacCACAAAG AACACTGGCCCATCATCCTTTGCTGATGAGCTGGCAGCACGTATTAAAGGTGAACCACTTCACAAACAGGAAGGAGATCGTGCAT CACTGGCATCTAAGAAGAAAAGTAAAGGCAGAAAAGAAGCAAAGACTTCCAAGTCACAGG CAGCTGAAGACgacagtgatgacatgtttaaacCGCCAAAGATGGATGACGAAGACTTCTCCCCATTTGGAGGGAAAGGTGGGCTCTTCAGCGGAGGGAGAGGCCTTTTTGACGATGACGATGag GGTGATCTTTTCTCTGAGGCACCTAAACCTTTTGTGCCTGAAGAGACAAGAGCGGTGAACGAAGGCACCAAAGGCACGGCTCAATCTGCAG AATCTGGCAAACCTGGAAAGAAGATTCCAACAGGTGGTGTTTCAATATTCCCAG ATAACAGCCTGTTCAGCTCAGGGAATGACTCGGATTCAGTGGGAAGCAAGGAAAATGGAATTCCAGTTCCCAAGGCCAATGCTCCTCCCAAACTGGTTCCTACAGCAACTGCTGTTGTTGGAGGAGGGCTgtttgatgaagatgaagaggaggatgacttCTTCAGTGGCACAagtt ctgaaaaagacaaatcaaAACCCAAGAAAGCCGTTGACCTctttgatgaagatgatgaagatggggACATATTCAGTAATAAGTACAGTCCACCAAATCCAGCTCAGCCCAAGAAGGAGGTTGTGGTAGAACAGGAGAAACCACCTGAGAAGAAG ATGCCGGCTGGGGCGATCTCCATGTTTGGCCCTGGAACTAAAAGCTTGCTCAGTGAGGGCCTGAAAAAACGTCGACCTTCTACCAGCGAGGAGTCTGAGAAATCTGTGGAG AATGGTCCTGCTCCTGATGTCAGTAAAGCTGCTGCCAAGCCAAGTCCGAAACCCCAGACCAGAGGCCTCTTctctgatgatgaagatgcaCAA GTATTTCCAGCCATTCCCAGAAGTCAGTCTAAACCAGAACCAACAAGTCAGAGCAAAACCAACAAGGCCCCTCTGTCATTCTTtgatgatgaggaagaagag GATCTGTTTGCATCTGCATCTAAATCTAAACCAAAAGCAAGTTCAGCTAAAGTGTCCCCGCTGCAGCCCAGTAAAACCACTTCCAGCTCCCTCTTCAGTGATGATGAG GACCAGTGGATAAGTAATACAACAAAGACGGAGACCAAGTCTGGAGGAATGAGGCCCAGTGTCAGCGCCCCCTCCAGTTTCCCCAGTGCCAAAACAACTCCGAAGAGCATCCTctttgatgatgaagaggaagacgatCTGTTTGCTCCAACACAAGAGTCGAG TCAGAAGAAGACACAGAAAGTTGCACTGTTGTTTGAAGATGAGGGTGACGATGAAGATAAAGGGTCCCTTTTTGGCATTAAACCTGATGTCAACACGAACACTGCAGCACCAGCTGCTAAAGTGAGCGCG ACACCTGCCATGGCCTCTGAGTCCTCCTCCCAGTTACAGAAATCAGAGGAAGTTGCAGTTTCTCCGTCAGAAGCCCAAAACAAAGCTTTGCAGGTGGAGAAACCAGTTGCAAAGACTCCTCAGACACTCTCGGCATCACCGGCTCCACAAAACACTGAAAGTAAAAAGAAACCCGCCGGAGCCGTCAGTCTCTTTGGAGGCATTGATGTACTTGAAAAGAAGACGACGACGAGCTTGCTGgatgaagacgatgatgacAATGATGGTGGCTTCCTGTCTAAGGCCAGTCCGCCACCAAATGTaagggaggagaagaaagaaaacaaagttatCACAAAAACTGTGAGTCTGTttgaagatgaggatgaaggtGAATCTGAGTGGACCGATCCCATCTTTACACCAAGTAAACCCAcaggcagaaacacacagaag CCTTCCGAGGAGCAACCACAGGTAAAGAGCACGGGTGTTTTCCAGGACGAGGAGCTGCTGTTCAGTCACACGCAGCAGAAGGACAACGACCCGGATGTTGACCTCTTTGCCACCTCAGGGAAAGCTGTG AGCCCCAAGCCCAGCTCAGCGAAGGCAGCAGCACAAAGTCTGTTTGcagatgaggatgaagatgacCTCTTCGCCTCCACCAGGCCAAAAGCTCCTCCTCCG AAGGTGGCAGAGAAGCCCAGTAAACCTGCTGACACTGCGCCACTAGCAAATCCAGAATCAGTTTCAGAGATACAG AAGCCTGCACCATGCCCTGTAAAACCTAAAGATTCCTCATCAAGGATTGGGAAACttcaa GCAAATCTAAAGATCAATACTGCTGCGTTGCTACCTGGTGCTGCTCCCAGTTTGGCAGGTGCTATAAGCGTAATCCCAGGTATGGGTCCTAGTTCCTCGTCTGGAGTGTCTAGCTCCAGCCTGAGCCCCAGCCCTGCCACAACTCCTGTAGGAGCCCAGACAGACGGTGAAGCAGTGAGCTTCGACACCCCAGTCCAGGTCACGACACTGCAGAGCGCACACAAG AGTCGCACCAAAGGTGCTGTTCATCGTAGACCCCAGTCCAGAGCTGCACGACAGCACGCTGCTCAGAGGTCAGGCAAAGATAAAGAAGAGACTGTGAGTGGAGACGTTCTGGGGCCAAACCCCAGTTTAGCCCTACCCTTACCAGACAAATCCGGCCAGTCAAGTGCAAGTCCGACTCTACCAAACTCATCCGCACCCACAACCTTGCCCACCTCACCTTCTCAGCCTTCAGTACCTGAAGTGTCAACCAGACCGTCTGTGCTGGCATTACCACTATCTAAAGACACTGGGAAGAAAGACTCTAGTAAGGTCCGAACAAAGATGTTGCCGTCTTCTGATGAGGACGACCTTTTTGGCTCTGACAGTCTGTTTGAGGCCACCTCAGTCACCAACACGCCCTCCTccaccaaacaaacaaccaagaAGACACCACCTCAGGCCAGTAGTGGAGTGGAATCgaaggaagacaaagacaagagcACATTCCCATCCATTTTTGATGCCAATACTGATGACCTCTTTAAAAAAGTCAAACCAAGGTCTACGACTAAGAAAGCCAAGGCCTCGCCCTTCTTGGAAGATGATGACGATGAGGACGATGACGATATCTTTAGAGTAAGCAACAGTTCCACTCCCTCATCCACCAGTAGTAAAGAAATCAAGAACagcaaaagttttttaaaacaggacattttccag GATGAAGTAGCCACTGTGCCTAAAGTTCACAAGAAGCACAAAGAGAAGTACATTGACGCCAGTTTGTTTGATGACAATGTGGACATCTTTGCCGACCTGACAGACActttaaaaccaaaacagaagtCCAAGACAAAGGGAGAGACCAAGTCAATATTTGACGATGATATGG ATGAAATCTTCTCACCAAGCACAGCAAAAACAGTGTCAAAGGCTCCCAATAAATCAAAGAAGAAGCCACCGTCACAGGAAACCAGTGCAACAACCGATCCGATCAGCATATTTGATGATCCACTCAATGCTCTTGGTGGGAACTGA